A single region of the Sorghum bicolor cultivar BTx623 chromosome 9, Sorghum_bicolor_NCBIv3, whole genome shotgun sequence genome encodes:
- the LOC110430436 gene encoding TATA-box-binding protein-like — MAKRLKAGAASKEPGSSDSQPPADAGSALSRPEPTLMSSTRVEAPQTQGREGAPEPSRLGVEADPITISDTSGALEEQKDKEKEGEEREREATRPPQEQQQQQQHQQEEQQQQQEQQTLEG; from the exons atggcgaagaggctcaaggcggGAGCAGCatccaaggagccag gctcctccgactctcaacCTCCGGCGGACGCTGGTAGTGCTCTGTCTCGTCCCGAGCCTACTCTGATGTCGTCGACGCGTGTCGAGGCGCCCCAAACTCAAGGGAgggaaggagcccccgagccttcccGATTAGGGGTCGAGGCggaccccatcaccatcagcgacacgtctggtg ccctcgaggagcagaaggacaAAGAGAAAGAgggggaggagcgggagcgcgaggcgacacGGCCgccacaggagcagcagcagcagcagcaacatcaGCAggaagagcagcagcagcagcaggagcagcaaacGCTTGAGGGATAG